DNA sequence from the Pristiophorus japonicus isolate sPriJap1 unplaced genomic scaffold, sPriJap1.hap1 HAP1_SCAFFOLD_3041, whole genome shotgun sequence genome:
tctcatggagtaatggccggctggccaactaataaccctgacaaaaggaaatatctggataccatgtcgggacaaggatgtagtaattaactctttatctgcattcactgactgcgagacagagccaatacacaggggggaggccataacttgggttttgctGTATAAATAtcccgtgaaattgtaccattgcggaggtgttcacttagcccttgactggagtgtgacctttcccttgctagcaagaaaaaataaaagaaacttctgccggagctgaaagtgtttGAGTCGAAGGTGTCGgagtcgtttatcgggagtcgagatttcaacaccccccccccccccccctacccgacAAGACCCAGTCGACAGCAGCGATGTCACATTCTCTGGTAATAAGACCACACTGCCACAGTGACCGACCCCACCACTGCCGGTGAAGTTGTCCCCTTCACCCACTTAGGTCAAAAAGAGTTTCCAGGCAACCAGTACGGAAAGACGCCTGGGTCAGACCCACTTGTGCATCCCCGGTGCACAAGTCGCTGACCCCACTCGCCCCTCacctcaccatctccccccccccccccccctcccccgcaacgATTCCACCTCCAGTaaccagagagagggagcagcagcagaACAGAGCAGGAAGACCCCAGCCCTAGCCCACTCCCCAGCACACACAAGCAGGCCGGctccccaccagccccccccctctccatcaccatctccttccattcccttccccccccccctccccccatgtgtttatccagcttccccttaaatgcatcgatactattcgcctcgagCCCTCCCCCctggggcagcgagttccacattctcaccccgctctgggtaaagaagttcctcctgaatttccCCATTGGGTTGATCAGTGACCGTCTGATATTGGTGGCCCCctaagttctggtctcccccacaagtgtgatagagaattcaaacaggctcatttagacagactgtgaaaattcacagaccccccccccccccaagtcaaggctgctatatGCAGTTCGGcaagttgcattaactcatcagtcaacttgacattttcggaccttgggtagcgagccaataaaacgttaaaagactttcaattgagccaataaggtcaaagaaggcgagttcttttctgtaaattgatccaggcataaatacagccattttgaccatgtgtctcagtaagaacaaagacctggcttgaagccaagcagtttgttgctctctgccaagattaaaaagttaaaaccaccattggagttcgtatttcattggaaattaagagatctaacaatttggaacatctctacatctacccgaCCATAATTTTAACGCCCTCTATCCGGttgcccctcagccttctctttaccGGAGAAAGGAGACTCTGTTTGCTCAGCCTTTTGCCGACAGGTTTGACCCCCCGAGTCCTTCCTGCACGAGACGACTGAaggggaggggacgagagggaggcagagcgtgtcttcctcagactggcgGCTTTGTCCGCGACCATCGcatgcgcgcccccccccccaccgccgtggCCATGCAACGGGCTACAGAGCCCCCACCCCCACAGGCTCCGATGGTgttgggggtggggaaagagagactggaaaGGGAGCGCTCGCCCTGGCACTTACTGGCGTCGACATTGTCGAGGGCGTTGGCCACGCCGTCCAGAGCTTCAAAGAAATCGTCGTCGTAAACCTTCTCGGTGTCGGGGCCCACTCGGTTCTGGTGGGCGGTGACCCGCATGTTGGGGTTCATCTGCTTCACTGCAGCTGCCGCCGTCTCTGACTTCATTTTCTgcgccagagggagggagggaggaggcattaAGATCAGAAATAAGGGAGCaggaagtcggccattcggcccctcgagcctgcgccgccatttaatacgaccgcggctgatcccatcatggactcggctccacttccccgcccgcccccttatcggttaagaaactgtctatctctgtcttaaatttattcaatgtcccggcttccacagctccccgaggcagcgaattccacagatttacgagaagaaattcctcctcatctcagttttaaatgggccccttattctaagaccatgcccccctagctctagtctcccctcatcaggggaaacatcctctctgcatccaccttgtcgagccccccccatAATctgatacgtctcgataagatcgccTGAATtccatgagttgaggcccaacctactcaacttagcgGGAGGCAAGCGGTAGGATTGGCTCGAAATGCTCGTACAGGGTCACCGTGACCTGCTCCCACCCGCGAttcaccccccgcccctccacccacTGTCCGCCGCccaccaatccccccccccccccgcgcctccTACTCACGGTCACGTCCCACGGCCTGAAGAGGAACTGCCGGTTGAGATTGGACTTCTCGATGGTGTCCATGTCGGTGACGGTGAGCTCCCCACCATCGCCGCATGCCAGCCCGATCATGGCAAAGTTCTTCAGCAGCTCACAGCCGATGGCTCCGGCACCGACCTGCAGGgttgaggggggagagaaagagagagagagatcagtcaCAGGTAACTTGGCCGAGAGGCAGcaacactcacacacagtccccagtTGGGCTAAGCCTGCACGGACCTACCAGGAAATACTTGAGCTTGGAGAGTCTCTCCTGCATGGCGGCTCCAAACACCGCGATCTGCCCGTCGTAACGGCAGTTCCtctacaaaaaaaaaagggggggggggggggaaacaaaaaaaATGAACACTGTTACCAGCGACTTTCTGACAACACAccaagggggaggagggaggccgTTCAACCACCGACTGTTTAAACCACCGCCTGCCCCGCGCATGGTCACATTCCGTGTCTCGctggggctctctctctcttccgcccgcccccccctccgGGTCAGAAGGCCGAGGGCTCGAACCACCATTCCAGAGACACGAGCCCCATAACCCAGGCAcgacactcccccagggcagcgccgcactgtgggaggggcggtagtgagggagccccgcactgtgggaggggcggtactgagggagccccgcactgtcggaggggcggtactgagggagcgccgcactgtcggaggggcggtaccgagggagcgccgcactgtcggaggggcggtaccgagggagccccgcactgtcggaggggcggtactgagggagcgccgcactgtcggaggggcggtactgagggagccccgcactgtcggaggggcggtactgagggagcgccgcactgtcggaggggcggtaccgagggagcgccgcactgtcggaggggcggtaccgagggagcgccgcactgtcggaggggcggtaccgagggagcgccgcactgtcggaggggcggtaccgagggagcgccgcactgtcggaggggccctctttcggatgagacattaaaccgaggccctgtctgccccctcgggtggaagtaaaagatcccggggccactattggaagaagagcagggggagttctccccggtgtcctggggccaatatttatccctggaccaacatcactaaaacagacgatccgggtcattatcacatcgcggtgtgtgggagcttgctgtgcgcaaattgccgtttcccacaatacaacagtgagcgcactccaaaagtacttcattggctgtaaagcgcgttgagatgtccggtggttgcgaaaggcgctatataaatgcaagtctttcttcgtcTTAGTTTGAAGTCCTGTTGCCGATCACGTACCTCAGATTCTCTCCCACAGGCGCCTGCTCCCTGGGGGTGACTCATCCCCAAAGCCCAGACCGGACACAGCACCGAGCGGACTGGAAGATCGCACCGGGCTGTCCCGCCAGGGTAACGAGGTCCCGCAAGCGGGCGGGCTCAACCACGggccgcgcgcgcgcacacacttcCGCCGCTCCGTGTCCAAAAGTAACGAGGCTCCCCGGAAACGGCAACACCCAGGAAGCACGGGAATAAACCTTTGTGTTACTGTTCCTGCAACATCAATGATCAGGCCACGGGACAGCGCCAGAATCACTTTCGAATGCAGGGTGCCCACCGCGAGCTTCGGCCCGGCCGGTGGCAGAATATACCAGCCTCCGCCCGCCCGCTGATCACATTCTAGCCGgcgtcccccaacacccccccccccctcccacacaggtAGTTCAGTacccgagtggggggggggggggggggggttgtccatcatcatgggcagtccctcggaatcgaggaagacttgcttccgctcttaacgcgagtccttaggtggctgaacagcccaatacgggagccacagtccctgtcacagggtgggacagacagtggttgagggaaggggagggtgggactggtttgccgcacgctccttccgctgcctgcgcttggtttctgcacgctctcggcgacgagactcgaggtgctccgcgccctcccggatgcacttcctccactcggggCGATCTTTACATAACGTAAGAAatggcaggagtcagccatacggcccctcgagcctgctccgccattcaataagatcattggctgatcatcgacctcaactccactttcccgcccgatccctcgattcccctcgagtccaaaactctatcgatctcggccttgaatatactcaatgactgagcctccgcagccctctggggcagagaattccaaagactcaccaccctccgagtgaagaaattcctcctcatctcagtcctaaatggccgagcccttatcctgagactgtgtgacccccccctggttctagactccccagccccgggggggaaacaccctccctgcatctaccctgtcaatccccctcagaatcggagatgtttcaacgagatcaccactcgttgttctaaactccagagagtatcggcccagtctgctcaatctctcagcACAAGACAGCCCTCTCAGCCCAGGAGTAATAGAACCACTTCCCATTGAAGGCAACCTGACATTCtaaccccacacccacccccttCACCCCACAGCTGACCCCGCGCGATCCGGGCCTATACTTACGAAGCCGCAGGTTTCGGCGGTGAGCGAGGCCTCGTTCTCCTCGGGCAGGGTCTCCAGCGAATCAAAGTACAGCCACTGCATGATGGGCGTGAATTTGCCGGTGCAAGACTGAaatgggaaggggggggaggagaggcgatAAGAGAGGCAGGCGTTAGCACCGACAGGTGTAAGAAATTGCGAATTGAAAGAGATAACTCGAGACCAAAAGGTCTCTTCAGACTGGCGTTACGGGAGCGGTAGTTCCAATTATAGTCAAACAcagcacacaatcaggatagacgtacgaccatgacaagtagctggtactagtcccaATCGGACTCATGAATCAGATTCATTCCACGGTACAATAACTAAagcgacttgaacagcgtgaacatcaaTGACTGGCGACAAGCAGCTCCAAACATCTcaaggccaagaatggcctgtctgactccaactGTGCGAGGGTAAATGTGAAGGAAGGGTTTCACCCAAAAGTTcagacaaagaactcgacacgCCATCGGTcaaatggtcctgtccatatccTACAACAGGCGCAGCCCTAAAACAGGGAATAAAAGACCGAGAAAGCGTTTCAGGGTGGACAGTGACGATATGAACTGTTCGTACCAccagccatctgtccgatcgggactagtaccaactacttgtcatggtcgtacgtctatcctgattgtgtgttgtgttgggACTATATTGGAACTaccgctcccttaataaaatgccttataactcccaATACCCTGTGACCCGTGGTGCTAATCTTACACGGGTCACACGAACGCGAGGAAGGCAGGCGCCCGCCAGCATCGCGAAAGGCCGGAgaacaaatcccccccccccccccccccaccgcgactCGCCACCTTGGTTGCAGACGCCCCACTATAACCGGTGCTCTCCACATCGCCCCTTCCTGCCGTTGCTGAGCGTCACTGGGCACACAACAGCAAGGGCCCCGTTGGTACCTCAACCAAAGGACCATTCTTCACTTGCAGGGGGAGACACAACTGGACCCGATCCTGTGCTCTGTGACCCGCGTTGTTTAGAGACAGACAGATGCCAGTGGGgacgtaagaaataggagtcggccattcggcccctcgagccctgctccgccatttaatacgaccgtggctgatccgatcatggactcagctccacttccctgcccgcccccttatcggttaagaaactgtctatctctgtcttaaatatattcaatgtcccggcttccacagctctctgaggcagcgaattccacagatttacaaccctctgagagaagaaattcctcctcatctcagttttaaatgggcggccccttattctaagaccatgccccctagttttagtctcccccatcactggaaacatcctctctgcatccaccttgtcgagccccctcaaaatctgatacgtttcgataagatcacctctcattcttctgagttccaatgagtagaggcccaacctactcaacctttcctcataagtcacccccctcatccctggaatcaaccgagtgaaccttcgctgaactgcctccaaagcaaagtctatcctttcgtaaatacggagaccagaactgcacgcagtactccaggtgtggcctcaccaataccctgtataactggagcaagacttccctgcttttatactccatccccttttgtaataaaggccaagataccattggccttcctgatcacttgctgtacctgcatactaaccttttgtgtttcatgcacaaggacccccaggtcccgctgtactgtggcactttgcaatctttccccatttaaataataacttgctctttgattttttctctttcaaagtgcatgacctcacactttctaacattatactccatctgcaaaagttttgcccactcacttagtctgtctatgtccttttgcagattttttgcgtcctcctcacacattgcttttcctcccatctttgtatcagcaaacttggctacgttacactcaatcccttcttccaagtcgttaatatagattgtaaatagttggggtcccagcactgatccctgcggcaccccactagttactgattgccaacccgagaatgacccatttatcccgactctctgttttctgttagttagccaatcctctaaccatactaatatattatccccaactccgtgaacttttatcttgtgcagtaaccttttatgtggcaccttgtcaaatgccttctggaagtccaaatacaccacatccactggttcccctttatccaccctgttcgttacatcctcaaagaactccagcaaatttgtcaaacatgacttccccttcataaatccatgctgactctgcctgatcgaattttgcttttccaaatgtcctgctactgcttctttaataatggactccaaaattttcccaaccacagatgttaggctaactggtctatagtttcctgctttctgtctgcctccttttttaaacaggggcgttacatttgcagttttccaatctgctgggaccgccccagaatccagggaattttgataaattacaaccaatgcatccactatccctgccgctacttctcttaagaccctaggatgcaaggccATCAGGTCCACTCACAatgtgatcaggaaccctggccgTTCTTTTTAAACGAGAGGTTGACTGCAACAGTCACATCGCCAACCGCCTTGCACACGTGCACAGATCAGGGACGAAACTGTATGTCTGTCTCCCTCTGTGCTTGCGGGACAATTCTAAAACTGAGGCGCACTGACCCGTAACACCTCCGAAACCCCGGCGGCCCTCTGGAAAGAGGGCAGAGACACGAGAAGAGAGTGTGTTTTATTCCGGGGAAGGAGGGGGATAAAAGCCCTATTCCTTGCTGCGATCACAAGCCACGTGGGTACGAGCTGTCAAAAGCCCCCCCAGTGACCACAGCGGGCAGGATCGAGCGCACAGCGCGAGATAGACAGCGGCAGAAATAGCACGGGCAGCGGCTGACTTTACGCCGCGTCGAAACAGGACGCCGGCTGCCGTAATGTGACGGGAAAAATGTCCGAAAGCAACGAGGTCCGCCGGGAACCGCACGCGTCCCGGCGAGCACGGGAACCTCTTTTGGAGTTGCTGTTCCTGCAGCTATCAATGACCAGGCAACGGGAGAGTGCCGCAATCACTTTCGAatgcggggggtgggagggaaatgAGAGATCACGTCACCCGGAGCCCCGTTCAGCAACGGGggcttcacagaaacatagaaaataggagcaggagtaggccattcggcccctcgagcctgcaccattcaatatgatcatggctgatcctctctcaacaccatattcccgctttctccccataccccttgatgccttttgtgtctagaaatctatatctccctcttaaatatattcagtgacttggcctccacagccttctgtggtagaaaattccacaggttcacctccctcggagtgaaaacatttctcctcatctcgctcctaaatttcctaccccgtatcctgagactgtgtgaccccttgttctagacttcccagccccgggggaaacatcctcccagcaaccAGTCTGtccaactccgtcagaattttatacctttcaatgagatcccctctcattcttctaaactccagtgaatacaggcccagtcgacccaatctctcctcatacgacagtcctgccatcccaggaatcagtctggtgaaccttcgctgcactccctctatggcaagtatatccttccttaggtaaggagaccaaaagtgctcacaatactccaggtgcggtctcaccagggccctgtataactggagtaagacctccttgctcctgtactcaaaccctcttgcaatggaggccaacataccattggccttcctcactgcttgctgcacctgcgtgtctgctttcaatgactggtgtacaaggaagcccaggtccctctgtacatcgacacttcccaagccatcaccatttagataatacttGTTTTGTTCAGGAGCGGCGGTTTTGAGCATAATCGGATAACGGCACGCGATGGATAGATTTGGTGGACGTAGAACCAGTGACCGATGAACGAAACGACGGCTCCTGGAACAGACGGAGAGGCAGACCGGTGCTCTCCGATCAGCCGTCTCCCCCGTTTGGTCGTTCCTTGCGCTGGAGGGGTTGTGCGGCCGGGTCCAACATGAGgtggttcctcctcctcccccatccccctccccacgcctgtttctctctctctctctcagctgccTGTTTTATATCCCTAATTTCGATGGGCCAGCACCTTGTGTCAATCATTTTTACCCAATTGTCCAATTACGGgggagtcataggcagtccctcggaatcgaggaagacttgcttccactctttaaaaaatgagttaggtgactgtacagcccaatacggggagccacagtccccgtcacaggtgggacagacagtggttgagggaaggggagggtgggactggtttgccgcacgctccttccgctgcctgcgcttggtttctgcacgctctcggcgacgagactcgaggtgctcagcgcccctcccggatgctcttcctccacttggggcgggactggtctttgggcccgggGACTCCAAAGTGGGAAAACTTCACAGTTGTCCacgtcatactgcatctgccacgtgtttgcccactcactcaaccgatcgaAAAATCGCCTTGCAGGGTCTTTGCATTCTcctctcaaacccccccccccacctagctTTGTGGCGTGAGCAAAGGTGGAAATATGACATTTGCTACGCTGTACCTTCATCACTTCCTGCGCTGCCACCCCTCCGATGAAGGCATTGACCGGGGCCAAGTCCCCAGCGGCCACGTAGGCCAGCTTGCGGACCAGGCCCTCGTCCAGTAACTCCAGCCGGCTGCAGGGCGAGGACTTCTCGTTCACGCCCTTGGTCAGGTTCACCAGCTCGTCGGCATCCGCCTGGGGGAAGAGAATAAAAAAAACATAAAGAAATTTacaggggcaggaggaggccatttccggCGCATCGTGTCCTGCGCCGGCCGAaacagagccgcacggccctcggtcagcagccctgaaggttacatacaaaccgatggacaatggcagaaaggcaaagggcacccagcccaaccagtccgccccacacaaccgcgacaccccttgcactgaaacattctacgctccaccccaaccagagccacgtgatcccctgggagaggcataaaccagatgacccaggccaatttagggagagaaaatctggggaaattctccccccccttcctgtacccccccccccaaaatccacCCACCCTGCGCTCGCATCCCCTGTACCCAGTCTGCGCCGATCAGACATTTTGACCGCCTCCCTGCACTCTCCACTCGCTACCAACACCAACCCCTGTACCCGCCAGTCGCTAACACCATGCCCCCTGTACCCGCCAGTCGCTAACACCATGCCCCCTGTACCCGCCAGTCGCTAACACCCGCCCTGTACCCGCCAGTCGCTAACACCCACCCTGTACCCGCCAGTCGCTAACACCATGCCCCCTGTACCCGCCACTCGCTAACACCATGCCCCCTGTACCCGCCAGTCGCTAACACCCACCCCGTACCCACCAGTCGCTAACACCCACCCCTGTACCCGCCAGTCGCTAACACCCACCCCTGTACCCGCCAGTCGCTAACACCCACCCCTGTACCCGCCAGTCGCTAACACCCACCCCTGTACCCGCCAGTCGCTAACACCCACCCCTGTACCCGCCAGTCGCTAACACCCACCCCTGTACCCGCCAGTCGCTAACACCGACCCCTGTACCCGCCAGTCGCTAACACCCACCCCTGTACCCACCACTCGCTAACACCATGCCCCCTGTACCCGCCAGTCGCTAACACCATGCCCCCTGTACCCGCCACTCGCTAACACCCACCCCGTACCCGCCAGTCGCTAACACCCACCCCTGTACCCGGCAGTCGCTAACACCCACCCCTGTACCCGCCAGTCGCTAACACCCACCCCTGTACCCGCCAGTCGCTAACACCGACCCCTGTACCCGCCAGTCGCTAACACCCACCCCTGTACCCGCCAGTCGCTAACACCATGCCCCCTGTACCCACCGCTCGCTAACACCCACCCCTGTACCCGCCAGTCGCTAACACCCACCCCTGTACCCGTCCCTTGCTAACACCCACCCCTGTACCCGCCAGTCGCTAACACTATGCCCCCTGTACCCGCCAGTCGCTAACACCCAGCCCTGTACTCGCCAGTCGCTAACACCATGTCCCTGTACCCGCCAGTCGCTAACACCcacccctgtacccaccagtcgctAACACCATGCCCCCTGTACCCGCCAGTCGCTAACACCCACCCTGTACCCGCCAGTCGCTAACACCATgccccctgtacccaccagtcgctAACACCATGCCCCCTGTACCCGCCAGTCGCTAACACCATGCCCCCTGTACCCGCCAGTCGCTAACACCCACCCCTGTACCCGCCAGTCGCTAACACCCACCCCTGTACCCGCCAGTCGCTAACACCCACCCCTGTACCCGTCCCTTGCTAACACCCACCCCTGTACCCGTCCCTTGCTAACACCCACCCCTGTACCCGCCAGTCGCTAACACCATGCCCCCTGTACCCACCACTCGCTAACACCCAACCCTGTGCCCACCAGTCGCTAATACCATGCCCCCTGTACCCGTCCCTTGCTAACACCCACCCCTGTACCCGTCCCTTGCTAACACCACCCCTGTACCCGCCAGTCGCTAACACCATGCCCCCTGTACCCGCCAGTCGCTAACACCATGCCCCCTGTACCCGCCAGTCGCTAACACCCACCCCTGTGCCCGCCAGTCGCTAACACCCACCCCGTACCCGCCAGTCGCTAACACCCACCCCTGTACCCACCACTCGCTAACACCACCCCTGTACCCGCCAGTCGCTAACACCATGCCCCCTGTACCCGCCAGTCGCTAACACCCACCCCTGTGCCCGCCAGTCGCTAACACCCACCCCTGTACCCGCCAGTCGCTAACACCCACCCCGTACCCGCGTCGCTAACACCATGCCCCCTGTACCCGCCAGTCGCTAACACCCACCCCTGTGCCCGCCAGTCGCCAACACCCACCCCTGTACCCGCCAGTCGCTAACACCCACCCCGTACCCGCCAGTCGCTGACACCCACCCCTGTACCCGCCAGTCGCTAACACCATGCCCCCTGTACCCGCCAGGCGCTAACACCCACCCCTGTACCCGCCAGTCGCTAACACCCACCCCTGTACCCGTCCCTTGCTAACACCCAGCCCTGTACCCGCCAGTCACTAACACCCACCCCGTACCCGCCAGTCGCTAACACCATGCCCCCTGTACCCGCCAGTCGCTAACACCTACCCCTGTACCCGCC
Encoded proteins:
- the LOC139249335 gene encoding ubiquitin-like modifier-activating enzyme 1, which codes for PYTFSICDTSGFSDYVRGGIVSQVKMAKKLSFKSLKASLVDPDILTTDFAKFEHPAQLHVAFQALHEFVKKNCRLPRPRHQADADELVNLTKGVNEKSSPCSRLELLDEGLVRKLAYVAAGDLAPVNAFIGGVAAQEVMKSCTGKFTPIMQWLYFDSLETLPEENEASLTAETCGFRNCRYDGQIAVFGAAMQERLSKLKYFLVGAGAIGCELLKNFAMIGLACGDGGELTVTDMDTIEKSNLNRQFLFRPWDVTKMKSETAAAAVKQMNPNMRVTAHQNRVGPDTEKVYDDDFFEALDGVANALDNVDASKCQGERSLSSLSFPTPNTIGACGGGGSVARCMATA